Within the Pan troglodytes isolate AG18354 chromosome 2, NHGRI_mPanTro3-v2.0_pri, whole genome shotgun sequence genome, the region CTCCTCAAGGTCTTTGTACTATTTGTTTCCTGTGCCTGGAATTATACCCTCCCTTGTACTCATTCAGATCTTCACGTAAATTTCACCTTTCAGAAAGGTCTTCACTGACTACCCAATCTAAAGAAGCACCCCTTGACAGTCTCTGTCTCATTTCATTGCCCTTTTAAGTCTCTGCCCAGAACTTAACATTatctaatatttgtatttatctgCTTTCTCCATTAGAATGTGAGTTGCAAAACTCTATTCCCGTGTTGTGTGAATTTAGACTGTATCTCTAGCTTATAGTATAGTATAGCATTATCTTAAAGTCATGGCAAAATATTCAAGAATACAGTTGCCTTTAATTTGACTTTATCTGCCAGTCTGTAATACATTGCCCTGTATGGACCCGAGTTCAAGAAAGCAATACCTTAACTCATCTTCTTATTCCTTAAGCTAGATTCAGCTCCCAGTTACAAATTAGATTCTTCAAGTACATAGTTGAGTTTTCCCTGATCTGTTGACATTGAGTTAAGTTACCTTCTGAGGATAAAAGATTTGataaagggctgggcatggtggctcacacctgtaattccagcactttgggaggcccaggggggcggatcactggaggtcaggaatttgagaccagcctcgccaacatagcaaaaccaccccctctactaaaaatacaaaaattaaccgagtgtggtggtgcacacctgtaatcccagctactcaggaggctaaggcacaagaattgcttgaaaccgggaggtggagattgcagtgagccaggatcatgccactgcactccagcctgggtgacggagtgaaactctgtctcaaaagagaaaagatttgaTAAAGGTTCTAGTTTGGTTTAGCTTTATTGTAGCATGATTCTTAACTATTAAAATATTCTCCAGTCAGCCAAATGGATTGCCTAGGTAGTCATTACTACTTAACAGATGAGAGAAATGTATAATATAGAGCTTGATACCTGACCAGAAGACCAAGATTATTCATCTCATTTTCAATAGTTAATTTGTGAGTTGATGgtaactgtatttttttgtactttaattaaataaaagtgtGTTTTATGTAACTGGCTACAGAAGTTTCTGAAATTTTAGTGGGTTAGGGTTAAAGGGGAAAATTACAACTTAACAGTGATGAAAGGTATGTGAGTGGATCCATGAGATGGAGAAAAACAATACAAGACACTGAAATATAAGCTATCTTTTACCGTAAAGctggaaaaagttttaaaaatagcttcttTATTTTGAGCTACAGCATGGACAGCACCAACAACACAGTACTCTgcaaggatttctttttttgtattttacagcTAGTCCAAATTTCTCTTTAGTATTGTTAACATACTCTTTTGTACTATTCACTGTCATTTCAATATTGTTGATGCTCTCTCCTTGTTCCTCTACTAAAAGAGATATCTGAATGAAAAGATCCCTTAAATCCTTTATTTGGTTCTTCAAATTAACAAGTTCCTTGTGTCTCTGTTCAATCTCTGAAAGTTGTGCTTTAGTGATATTGATTTCTGTAAGTAAGCTTTCATTAAAAACTTCCCATTTTCCTTGATGAAGCATATCATTTACATCTTCTTCAGACATCTCTTTTCCAGCAACTTCAAGCTGACGTAAAATAAATGTCTTGCACTTCTCTTGCTTTGCTGCTATTGTGTCATTGTATATAAACATGATTTGCTGAAAATGGCGGA harbors:
- the STX19 gene encoding syntaxin-19; translated protein: MKDRLQELKQRTKEIELSRDSHVSTTETEEQGVFLQQAVIYEREPVAERHLHEIQKLQESIHNLADNVQKFGQQQKSLVASMRRFSLLKRESTITKEIKIQAEYINRSLNDLVKEVKKSEVENGPSSVVTRILKSQHAAMFRHFQQIMFIYNDTIAAKQEKCKTFILRQLEVAGKEMSEEDVNDMLHQGKWEVFNESLLTEINITKAQLSEIEQRHKELVNLKNQIKDLRDLFIQISLLVEEQGESINNIEMTVNSTKEYVNNTKEKFGLAVKYKKRNPCRVLCCWCCPCCSSK